The Caballeronia sp. SL2Y3 genome includes a window with the following:
- a CDS encoding TMEM175 family protein has protein sequence MGKTRLEAFSDGVIAIIITIMVLELKVPHGHDFAALAPLVPVLAAYVLSFVYVGIYWSNHHHLLHAIGRVNGSALWANLHLLFWLSLFPFTTNWMGESHLSAVPTACYGFVLFMTAVAWYILTRVLISMHGENARLERAVGADRKGKLSVLLYLLAIAASFWQPWIAAVIYTVVAAGWLVPDRRIERMLASEEH, from the coding sequence ATGGGCAAAACCCGGCTCGAAGCGTTCAGCGATGGCGTCATCGCCATCATCATCACGATCATGGTGCTCGAACTCAAGGTGCCGCACGGCCACGACTTCGCCGCGCTGGCGCCGCTCGTGCCGGTGCTCGCGGCGTACGTGTTGAGCTTCGTCTATGTCGGCATCTACTGGAGCAATCACCATCACCTGCTGCACGCCATCGGGCGCGTCAACGGCTCGGCGTTGTGGGCGAACCTGCATCTGCTCTTCTGGCTGTCGCTCTTTCCGTTCACGACCAACTGGATGGGCGAAAGCCATCTGAGCGCCGTGCCGACCGCGTGCTACGGCTTCGTGCTGTTCATGACGGCCGTTGCCTGGTACATCCTGACGCGCGTGCTGATTTCCATGCACGGCGAGAATGCGCGGCTCGAACGCGCCGTCGGCGCGGACCGCAAAGGCAAGCTGTCGGTGCTGCTGTATCTGCTGGCGATTGCCGCGTCGTTCTGGCAGCCTTGGATCGCGGCGGTCATCTATACGGTCGTCGCGGCCGGCTGGCTCGTGCCGGACCGGCGCATCGAGCGCATGCTCGCGAGCGAGGAGCATTGA
- a CDS encoding metallophosphoesterase family protein codes for MPTTRIGLVSDTHNLVRPEALDALRECAHIIHAGDICKHEVLDALAQLAPLTVVRGNNDVAASVAHLPEHARIEVAGATIHIVHDIADVPAELDGVDVVVTGHSHKPVVARRGGVLFVNPGSAGPRRFKLPISVGLLDIGEAGIEARIVTLIA; via the coding sequence TTGCCGACGACGCGCATCGGGCTCGTTTCCGACACGCACAATCTCGTGCGCCCCGAGGCGCTCGACGCGCTGCGCGAGTGCGCGCACATCATTCACGCGGGCGATATCTGCAAGCACGAAGTGCTCGACGCGCTCGCGCAACTCGCGCCGCTGACGGTCGTGCGCGGCAACAACGATGTGGCCGCGAGCGTCGCGCATCTGCCGGAGCACGCGCGCATCGAAGTGGCCGGCGCGACGATCCACATCGTGCACGATATCGCCGATGTTCCCGCCGAACTCGACGGCGTCGATGTCGTCGTGACCGGGCATTCGCACAAGCCGGTCGTCGCGCGGCGCGGCGGCGTGCTTTTCGTGAACCCGGGCAGCGCGGGGCCGCGCCGCTTCAAATTGCCGATCAGCGTCGGCCTGCTCGACATCGGCGAGGCGGGGATCGAGGCGCGCATCGTCACGCTCATCGCATGA